The following coding sequences lie in one Oryza brachyantha chromosome 10, ObraRS2, whole genome shotgun sequence genomic window:
- the LOC102702220 gene encoding alpha-galactosidase 1-like isoform X5: MPMARARRAAALLLAAACAAAAIGGGGCGRVVHVEEEHRRSMLANGLGSAPPMGWNSWNHFACDGNGEGVIRETGTFTDALVSTGLAAAGYKYVNIDDCWAEPERDSKGNLVANKKTFPHGIKALADYVHSKGLKLGIYSDAGFKTCAKVQPGSLGHEQQDARTFASWGVDYLKYDNCNNGDLKPLERYPEMSKALMMAGRPIYFSLCEWGDMHPAKWGAAYGNSWRTTNDIADTWESMVSRADENEVWAEYARPGGWNDPDMLEVGNGGMSNDEYIVHFSLWAISKAPLIIGCDVSHMSQQTYDILANKEVIAVNQDPLGVQGKKVRMEGSSEVWAGPLSGYRTAVVALNRHAHDAAAITAHWDDIGLPAGTAVEARDLWQHKTLGGEFADKITLDVPPHSCRMLVLKPLLSSRAN, encoded by the exons ATGCCGatggcgagggcgaggcgtgcggcggcgctgctgctggcggcggcgtgcgccgcggcggcgatcggcggAGGCGGGTGCGGGAGGGTGGTGCacgtggaggaggagcaccGGAGGAGCATGCTCGCCAATGGCCTCGGCTCGGCTCCTCCCATGGG CTGGAACAGCTGGAATCACTTCGCCTGCGACGGCAACGGAGAAGGCGTCATCAGGGAGACTGGTACTTTCA CCGATGCACTTGTGTCGACCGGGCTTGCAGCTGCTGGCTACAAGTACGTCAACATCG ATGATTGCTGGGCAGAGCCAGAACGTGATTCAAAG GGAAACCTTGTAGCCAACAAGAAGACATTTCCTCACGGAATCAAGGCACTCGCTGACTATGTTCATAGCAAGGGGCTCAAGCTAGGGATATACTCTGATGCAGG ATTCAAGACGTGTGCGAAGGTTCAGCCGGGGTCTCTTGGCCACGAGCAGCAGGACGCCAGGACGTTCGCGTCATGG GGAGTGGACTACCTCAAGTATGATAACTGCAACAATGGCGACCTGAAGCCGCTGGAGAG GTACCCTGAGATGAGCAAGGCTCTGATGATGGCTGGCAGGCCGATCTACTTCTCGCTGTGCGAATG GGGGGACATGCACCCGGCGAAGTGGGGCGCGGCGTACGGCAACAGCTGGAGGACCACCAACGACATCGCCGACACCTGGGAGAG CATGGTGTCGAGGGCGGACGAGAACGAGGTGTGGGCCGAGTACGCGCGCCCCGGCGGCTGGAACG ACCCGGACATGCTGGAGGTCGGCAATGGCGGGATGAGCAACGACGAGTACATCGTCCACTTCAGCCTCTGGGCGATCTCCAAG GCTCCTCTCATCATCGGCTGCGACGTGAGCCACATGTCGCAGCAGACGTACGACATCCTCGCCAACAAGGAGGTCATCGCCGTCAACCAAG ATCCTCTGGGAGTCCAGGGGAAGAAGGTGAGGATGGAGGGCAGCAGCGAGGTGTGGGCGGGGCCGCTGTCCGGCTACAggacggcggtggtggcgctgaACCGGCACGcccacgacgcggcggcgatcaCCGCGCACTGGGACGACATCGGCCTCCCCGCCGGCACCGCCGTCGAGGCCCGGGACCTCTGGCAG CACAAGACGCTGGGCGGCGAGTTCGCCGACAAGATCACCCTCGACGTGCCGCCGCACTCGTGCAGGATGCTCGTGCTCAAGCCCCTCCTCTCGTCTCGGGCCAACTGA
- the LOC102708090 gene encoding acyl-carrier-protein phosphodiesterase PptH-like translates to MTPHLPVSPSSSHRLLDAAPAAPQQQQRRRRRRRLCAGAGAGPRGRAARVRCCAAAAPQPRVAAGAGAGSRAATTRVFVVSDLHTDYRENMDWVLRLPVGGAGGAGIDALVVAGDVAETRDNFARTMAALRERFGAVFYVPGNHDLWLRRENGRYMDSLEKLTALLDACSELGVDTGPRTIGDLGIIPLFSWYHKSFDKEKDVNSVRVPSLEMACKDFHACKWPEDLANDDEALALYFDKLNDRNHDAIEEVKKSSKQILTFSHFVPRQELCPEKRMLYYPNLPKVIGSDFLERRLRTIHDNTKDGAACHVFGHTHFCWDSVVDEIRYVQAPLAYPRERKRRMNGGDGWLPFCIYRDGFNPEIYPALWSDYYNKNRREPENTQLAPWVAKYFAKYY, encoded by the exons ATGACACCGCATCTGCccgtgtcgccgtcgtcgtcgcaccGCCTGCTcgacgcggcgccggcggcgccgcagcagcagcagcggaggaggaggcggaggaggctgtgcgcgggggcgggcgcggggccgagggggcgggcggcgcgggtcAGGTGctgcgcggccgcggcgccgcagccgagggtggcggccggggccggggccgggTCGCGTGCGGCCACGACGAGGGTGTTCGTCGTGTCCGACCTGCACACCGACTACCGGGAGAACATGGACTGGGTGCTGCGGCTCCCCGTCgggggcgccggcggggcggGGATCgacgcgctcgtcgtcgccggggaCGTGGCGGAGACGCGGGACAACTTCGCGCGCACCATGGCCGCGCTCAGGGAGCGGTTCGGGGCAGTCTTCTACGTGCCCGGGAACCACGACCTCTGGCTGCGCCGCGAGAACGGCCGCTAC ATGGATTCGCTGGAGAAACTGACTGCATTGCTTGATGCGTGTAGTGAGCTGGGTGTGGATACAGGCCCAAGAACAATAGGTGACTTGGGGATCATACCATTGTTCTCATGGTATCACAAG AGCTTTGACAAGGAAAAGGATGTTAATAGTGTACGTGTCCCTTCCTTAGAGATG GCCTGTAAAGACTTCCATGCCTGTAAATGGCCTGAAGACCTTGCAAATGACGATGAAGCTCTTGCTCTCTACTTTGACAAATTGAATGATAGAAATCATGATGCAATTGAAGAAGTAAAAAAGAGCAGCAAACAGATACTAACATTTTCACACTTTGTACCAAG ACAAGAATTATGTCCAGAGAAGCGAATGCTTTACTATCCAAACCTCCCAAAGGTCATTGGATCCGATTTTTTGGAGAGGAGGCTGAGGACTATACATGACAACACTAAGGATGGAGCAGCTTGCCATGTTTTTGGGCATACACATTTCTGTTGGGATTCTGTGGTTGATGAAATCAG GTATGTACAAGCGCCGTTAGCATATCCTCGAGAAAGGAAACGAAGGATGAACGGTGGTGATGGTTGGCTGCCCTTCTGCATATACCGTGATGGTTTCAATCCTGAAATATATCCAGCTTTATGGTCTGACTACTACAACAAGAACAGAAGGGAACCTGAGAATACCCAACTCGCTCCATGGGTTGCCAAATATTTTGCCAAGTACTACTGA
- the LOC102702220 gene encoding alpha-galactosidase 1-like isoform X2, with product MPMARARRAAALLLAAACAAAAIGGGGCGRVVHVEEEHRRSMLANGLGSAPPMGWNSWNHFACDGNGEGVIRETGTFTDALVSTGLAAAGYKYVNIDDCWAEPERDSKGNLVANKKTFPHGIKALADYVHSKGLKLGIYSDAGFKTCAKVQPGSLGHEQQDARTFASWGVDYLKYDNCNNGDLKPLERYPEMSKALMMAGRPIYFSLCEWGDMHPAKWGAAYGNSWRTTNDIADTWESMVSRADENEVWAEYARPGGWNGQRITRSYLSSVQSMSALSEFRCHDPDMLEVGNGGMSNDEYIVHFSLWAISKAPLIIGCDVSHMSQQTYDILANKEVIAVNQDPLGVQGKKVRMEGSSEVWAGPLSGYRTAVVALNRHAHDAAAITAHWDDIGLPAGTAVEARDLWQHKTLGGEFADKITLDVPPHSCRMLVLKPLLSSRAN from the exons ATGCCGatggcgagggcgaggcgtgcggcggcgctgctgctggcggcggcgtgcgccgcggcggcgatcggcggAGGCGGGTGCGGGAGGGTGGTGCacgtggaggaggagcaccGGAGGAGCATGCTCGCCAATGGCCTCGGCTCGGCTCCTCCCATGGG CTGGAACAGCTGGAATCACTTCGCCTGCGACGGCAACGGAGAAGGCGTCATCAGGGAGACTGGTACTTTCA CCGATGCACTTGTGTCGACCGGGCTTGCAGCTGCTGGCTACAAGTACGTCAACATCG ATGATTGCTGGGCAGAGCCAGAACGTGATTCAAAG GGAAACCTTGTAGCCAACAAGAAGACATTTCCTCACGGAATCAAGGCACTCGCTGACTATGTTCATAGCAAGGGGCTCAAGCTAGGGATATACTCTGATGCAGG ATTCAAGACGTGTGCGAAGGTTCAGCCGGGGTCTCTTGGCCACGAGCAGCAGGACGCCAGGACGTTCGCGTCATGG GGAGTGGACTACCTCAAGTATGATAACTGCAACAATGGCGACCTGAAGCCGCTGGAGAG GTACCCTGAGATGAGCAAGGCTCTGATGATGGCTGGCAGGCCGATCTACTTCTCGCTGTGCGAATG GGGGGACATGCACCCGGCGAAGTGGGGCGCGGCGTACGGCAACAGCTGGAGGACCACCAACGACATCGCCGACACCTGGGAGAG CATGGTGTCGAGGGCGGACGAGAACGAGGTGTGGGCCGAGTACGCGCGCCCCGGCGGCTGGAACGGTCAGCGAATCACTCGATCCTATCTCTCATCGGTTCAATCCATGTCTGCGTTGTCTGAATTCAGATGCCACG ACCCGGACATGCTGGAGGTCGGCAATGGCGGGATGAGCAACGACGAGTACATCGTCCACTTCAGCCTCTGGGCGATCTCCAAG GCTCCTCTCATCATCGGCTGCGACGTGAGCCACATGTCGCAGCAGACGTACGACATCCTCGCCAACAAGGAGGTCATCGCCGTCAACCAAG ATCCTCTGGGAGTCCAGGGGAAGAAGGTGAGGATGGAGGGCAGCAGCGAGGTGTGGGCGGGGCCGCTGTCCGGCTACAggacggcggtggtggcgctgaACCGGCACGcccacgacgcggcggcgatcaCCGCGCACTGGGACGACATCGGCCTCCCCGCCGGCACCGCCGTCGAGGCCCGGGACCTCTGGCAG CACAAGACGCTGGGCGGCGAGTTCGCCGACAAGATCACCCTCGACGTGCCGCCGCACTCGTGCAGGATGCTCGTGCTCAAGCCCCTCCTCTCGTCTCGGGCCAACTGA
- the LOC102702220 gene encoding alpha-galactosidase 1-like isoform X3 — protein MPMARARRAAALLLAAACAAAAIGGGGCGRVVHVEEEHRRSMLANGLGSAPPMGWNSWNHFACDGNGEGVIRETADALVSTGLAAAGYKYVNIDDCWAEPERDSKGNLVANKKTFPHGIKALADYVHSKGLKLGIYSDAGFKTCAKVQPGSLGHEQQDARTFASWGVDYLKYDNCNNGDLKPLERYPEMSKALMMAGRPIYFSLCEWGDMHPAKWGAAYGNSWRTTNDIADTWESMVSRADENEVWAEYARPGGWNGQRITRSYLSSVQSMSALSEFRCHDPDMLEVGNGGMSNDEYIVHFSLWAISKAPLIIGCDVSHMSQQTYDILANKEVIAVNQDPLGVQGKKVRMEGSSEVWAGPLSGYRTAVVALNRHAHDAAAITAHWDDIGLPAGTAVEARDLWQHKTLGGEFADKITLDVPPHSCRMLVLKPLLSSRAN, from the exons ATGCCGatggcgagggcgaggcgtgcggcggcgctgctgctggcggcggcgtgcgccgcggcggcgatcggcggAGGCGGGTGCGGGAGGGTGGTGCacgtggaggaggagcaccGGAGGAGCATGCTCGCCAATGGCCTCGGCTCGGCTCCTCCCATGGG CTGGAACAGCTGGAATCACTTCGCCTGCGACGGCAACGGAGAAGGCGTCATCAGGGAGACTG CCGATGCACTTGTGTCGACCGGGCTTGCAGCTGCTGGCTACAAGTACGTCAACATCG ATGATTGCTGGGCAGAGCCAGAACGTGATTCAAAG GGAAACCTTGTAGCCAACAAGAAGACATTTCCTCACGGAATCAAGGCACTCGCTGACTATGTTCATAGCAAGGGGCTCAAGCTAGGGATATACTCTGATGCAGG ATTCAAGACGTGTGCGAAGGTTCAGCCGGGGTCTCTTGGCCACGAGCAGCAGGACGCCAGGACGTTCGCGTCATGG GGAGTGGACTACCTCAAGTATGATAACTGCAACAATGGCGACCTGAAGCCGCTGGAGAG GTACCCTGAGATGAGCAAGGCTCTGATGATGGCTGGCAGGCCGATCTACTTCTCGCTGTGCGAATG GGGGGACATGCACCCGGCGAAGTGGGGCGCGGCGTACGGCAACAGCTGGAGGACCACCAACGACATCGCCGACACCTGGGAGAG CATGGTGTCGAGGGCGGACGAGAACGAGGTGTGGGCCGAGTACGCGCGCCCCGGCGGCTGGAACGGTCAGCGAATCACTCGATCCTATCTCTCATCGGTTCAATCCATGTCTGCGTTGTCTGAATTCAGATGCCACG ACCCGGACATGCTGGAGGTCGGCAATGGCGGGATGAGCAACGACGAGTACATCGTCCACTTCAGCCTCTGGGCGATCTCCAAG GCTCCTCTCATCATCGGCTGCGACGTGAGCCACATGTCGCAGCAGACGTACGACATCCTCGCCAACAAGGAGGTCATCGCCGTCAACCAAG ATCCTCTGGGAGTCCAGGGGAAGAAGGTGAGGATGGAGGGCAGCAGCGAGGTGTGGGCGGGGCCGCTGTCCGGCTACAggacggcggtggtggcgctgaACCGGCACGcccacgacgcggcggcgatcaCCGCGCACTGGGACGACATCGGCCTCCCCGCCGGCACCGCCGTCGAGGCCCGGGACCTCTGGCAG CACAAGACGCTGGGCGGCGAGTTCGCCGACAAGATCACCCTCGACGTGCCGCCGCACTCGTGCAGGATGCTCGTGCTCAAGCCCCTCCTCTCGTCTCGGGCCAACTGA
- the LOC102702220 gene encoding alpha-galactosidase 1-like isoform X6: MPMARARRAAALLLAAACAAAAIGGGGCGRVVHVEEEHRRSMLANGLGSAPPMGWNSWNHFACDGNGEGVIRETADALVSTGLAAAGYKYVNIDDCWAEPERDSKGNLVANKKTFPHGIKALADYVHSKGLKLGIYSDAGFKTCAKVQPGSLGHEQQDARTFASWGVDYLKYDNCNNGDLKPLERYPEMSKALMMAGRPIYFSLCEWGDMHPAKWGAAYGNSWRTTNDIADTWESMVSRADENEVWAEYARPGGWNDPDMLEVGNGGMSNDEYIVHFSLWAISKAPLIIGCDVSHMSQQTYDILANKEVIAVNQDPLGVQGKKVRMEGSSEVWAGPLSGYRTAVVALNRHAHDAAAITAHWDDIGLPAGTAVEARDLWQHKTLGGEFADKITLDVPPHSCRMLVLKPLLSSRAN; encoded by the exons ATGCCGatggcgagggcgaggcgtgcggcggcgctgctgctggcggcggcgtgcgccgcggcggcgatcggcggAGGCGGGTGCGGGAGGGTGGTGCacgtggaggaggagcaccGGAGGAGCATGCTCGCCAATGGCCTCGGCTCGGCTCCTCCCATGGG CTGGAACAGCTGGAATCACTTCGCCTGCGACGGCAACGGAGAAGGCGTCATCAGGGAGACTG CCGATGCACTTGTGTCGACCGGGCTTGCAGCTGCTGGCTACAAGTACGTCAACATCG ATGATTGCTGGGCAGAGCCAGAACGTGATTCAAAG GGAAACCTTGTAGCCAACAAGAAGACATTTCCTCACGGAATCAAGGCACTCGCTGACTATGTTCATAGCAAGGGGCTCAAGCTAGGGATATACTCTGATGCAGG ATTCAAGACGTGTGCGAAGGTTCAGCCGGGGTCTCTTGGCCACGAGCAGCAGGACGCCAGGACGTTCGCGTCATGG GGAGTGGACTACCTCAAGTATGATAACTGCAACAATGGCGACCTGAAGCCGCTGGAGAG GTACCCTGAGATGAGCAAGGCTCTGATGATGGCTGGCAGGCCGATCTACTTCTCGCTGTGCGAATG GGGGGACATGCACCCGGCGAAGTGGGGCGCGGCGTACGGCAACAGCTGGAGGACCACCAACGACATCGCCGACACCTGGGAGAG CATGGTGTCGAGGGCGGACGAGAACGAGGTGTGGGCCGAGTACGCGCGCCCCGGCGGCTGGAACG ACCCGGACATGCTGGAGGTCGGCAATGGCGGGATGAGCAACGACGAGTACATCGTCCACTTCAGCCTCTGGGCGATCTCCAAG GCTCCTCTCATCATCGGCTGCGACGTGAGCCACATGTCGCAGCAGACGTACGACATCCTCGCCAACAAGGAGGTCATCGCCGTCAACCAAG ATCCTCTGGGAGTCCAGGGGAAGAAGGTGAGGATGGAGGGCAGCAGCGAGGTGTGGGCGGGGCCGCTGTCCGGCTACAggacggcggtggtggcgctgaACCGGCACGcccacgacgcggcggcgatcaCCGCGCACTGGGACGACATCGGCCTCCCCGCCGGCACCGCCGTCGAGGCCCGGGACCTCTGGCAG CACAAGACGCTGGGCGGCGAGTTCGCCGACAAGATCACCCTCGACGTGCCGCCGCACTCGTGCAGGATGCTCGTGCTCAAGCCCCTCCTCTCGTCTCGGGCCAACTGA
- the LOC107305022 gene encoding uncharacterized protein LOC107305022: MEGEENNSPYENSSADGDSYEEDSDGQLVRKESKYPRFNANQTHVRLALGMKFDGKKEFKEAVVQLALENKRFIRFPKDEGYRVRGKCDWATCPWSCLLSKNSRTNSWQITSLVDEHTCPPRKDNHLVTYKRIAEKYEKMIIDNPTWSIQSMQSTVSEQMFANVSASQCKRAKAYALKKIYESKRDEYSRIFDYQLELLRSNPGSTVVVKLDTDQPNPVFKRIYVCLAACKNGFLMGCRKVVGLDGCFFKGSSNGELLCVVGRDANNSMYPIGWAVVEKETNDSWDWFCDLLCKDLAVGDGDDWVFISDQQKGIVNAVQNWAPSAEHRNCARHIYANWKKKFSKKQ, from the exons ATGGAGGGTGAGGAAAATAATAGCCCATATGAAAATAGCAGTGCAGATGGTGATTCATATGAGGAGGATTCAGATGGACAGTTGGTCAGAAAGGAGTCTAAATACCCTAGGTTTAATGCCAACCAGACCCATGTTAGGCTTGCTCTTGGGATGAAATTTGATGGGAAAAAAGAGTTTAAGGAGGCAGTGGTACAACTAGCCttggaaaataaaagattCATAAGGTTCCCCAAAGATGAAGGGTATAGGGTAAGGGGTAAGTGTGACTGGGCAACCTGTCCATGGAGTTGTTTGCTATCAAAGAACAGCAGAACAAATAGTTGGCAAATAACAAGTCTTGTTGATGAGCACACTTGTCCTCCAAGGAAAGATAACCACCTAGTCACATACAAGAGAATAGCTGAGAAATATGAGAAGATGATTATAGATAACCCAACTTGGAGTATTCAGAGCATGCAGTCAACTGTCTCTGAGCAAATGTTTGCAAATGTTAGTGCATCTCAGTGCAAGAGAGCAAAGGCATATGCCCTGAAGAAGATTTATGAGTCAAAAAGGGATGAATACTCTAGAATCTTTGACTATCAATTGGAGTTGTTGAGAAGTAATCCTGGGAGTACAGTTGTTGTCAAGCTTGATACTGACCAACCAAACCCAGTCTTCAAAAGGATATATGTTTGCCTAGCTGCTTGCAAAAATGGGTTCCTAATGGGATGTAGAAAGGTTGTAGGTTTGGATGGCTGTTTTTTCAAAGGTTCAAGTAACGGGGAGCTATTATGTGTTGTTGGTAGAGATGCCAACAACTCCATGTACCCAATAGGATGGGCTGTGGTGGAGAAGGAAACAAATGACTCATGGGATTGGTTCTGTGATTTGCTCTGCAAAGACTTGGCAGTTGGTGATGGTGATGACTGGGTGTTTATCTCAGACCAGCAGAAG GGTATTGTAAATGCAGTTCAGAACTGGGCTCCAAGTGCTGAGCACAGAAATTGTGCAAGGCATATTTATGCCAACTGGAAGAAGAAATTCAGCAAGAAGCAATGA
- the LOC102702220 gene encoding alpha-galactosidase 1-like isoform X1 encodes MPMARARRAAALLLAAACAAAAIGGGGCGRVVHVEEEHRRSMLANGLGSAPPMGWNSWNHFACDGNGEGVIRETADALVSTGLAAAGYKYVNIDDCWAEPERDSKGNLVANKKTFPHGIKALADYVHSKGLKLGIYSDAGFKTCAKVQPGSLGHEQQDARTFASWGVDYLKYDNCNNGDLKPLERYPEMSKALMMAGRPIYFSLCEWGDMHPAKWGAAYGNSWRTTNDIADTWERWNRLRRRLAWPLHRPSIDRSVSLYSVFSNISVFRELPFLRCFSMVSRADENEVWAEYARPGGWNDPDMLEVGNGGMSNDEYIVHFSLWAISKAPLIIGCDVSHMSQQTYDILANKEVIAVNQDPLGVQGKKVRMEGSSEVWAGPLSGYRTAVVALNRHAHDAAAITAHWDDIGLPAGTAVEARDLWQHKTLGGEFADKITLDVPPHSCRMLVLKPLLSSRAN; translated from the exons ATGCCGatggcgagggcgaggcgtgcggcggcgctgctgctggcggcggcgtgcgccgcggcggcgatcggcggAGGCGGGTGCGGGAGGGTGGTGCacgtggaggaggagcaccGGAGGAGCATGCTCGCCAATGGCCTCGGCTCGGCTCCTCCCATGGG CTGGAACAGCTGGAATCACTTCGCCTGCGACGGCAACGGAGAAGGCGTCATCAGGGAGACTG CCGATGCACTTGTGTCGACCGGGCTTGCAGCTGCTGGCTACAAGTACGTCAACATCG ATGATTGCTGGGCAGAGCCAGAACGTGATTCAAAG GGAAACCTTGTAGCCAACAAGAAGACATTTCCTCACGGAATCAAGGCACTCGCTGACTATGTTCATAGCAAGGGGCTCAAGCTAGGGATATACTCTGATGCAGG ATTCAAGACGTGTGCGAAGGTTCAGCCGGGGTCTCTTGGCCACGAGCAGCAGGACGCCAGGACGTTCGCGTCATGG GGAGTGGACTACCTCAAGTATGATAACTGCAACAATGGCGACCTGAAGCCGCTGGAGAG GTACCCTGAGATGAGCAAGGCTCTGATGATGGCTGGCAGGCCGATCTACTTCTCGCTGTGCGAATG GGGGGACATGCACCCGGCGAAGTGGGGCGCGGCGTACGGCAACAGCTGGAGGACCACCAACGACATCGCCGACACCTGGGAGAGGTGgaaccgcctccgccgtcgtcttGCTTGGCCATTGCATCgaccatcgatcgatcgatcggtctcTCTCTACAGCGTATTCAGTAATATTTCAGTGTTCAGAGAATTGCCTTTTCTTCGCTGTTTCAGCATGGTGTCGAGGGCGGACGAGAACGAGGTGTGGGCCGAGTACGCGCGCCCCGGCGGCTGGAACG ACCCGGACATGCTGGAGGTCGGCAATGGCGGGATGAGCAACGACGAGTACATCGTCCACTTCAGCCTCTGGGCGATCTCCAAG GCTCCTCTCATCATCGGCTGCGACGTGAGCCACATGTCGCAGCAGACGTACGACATCCTCGCCAACAAGGAGGTCATCGCCGTCAACCAAG ATCCTCTGGGAGTCCAGGGGAAGAAGGTGAGGATGGAGGGCAGCAGCGAGGTGTGGGCGGGGCCGCTGTCCGGCTACAggacggcggtggtggcgctgaACCGGCACGcccacgacgcggcggcgatcaCCGCGCACTGGGACGACATCGGCCTCCCCGCCGGCACCGCCGTCGAGGCCCGGGACCTCTGGCAG CACAAGACGCTGGGCGGCGAGTTCGCCGACAAGATCACCCTCGACGTGCCGCCGCACTCGTGCAGGATGCTCGTGCTCAAGCCCCTCCTCTCGTCTCGGGCCAACTGA
- the LOC102702220 gene encoding alpha-galactosidase-like isoform X4, whose translation MPMARARRAAALLLAAACAAAAIGGGGCGRVVHVEEEHRRSMLANGLGSAPPMGWNSWNHFACDGNGEGVIRETADALVSTGLAAAGYKYVNIDDCWAEPERDSKGNLVANKKTFPHGIKALADYVHSKGLKLGIYSDAGFKTCAKVQPGSLGHEQQDARTFASWGVDYLKYDNCNNGDLKPLERYPEMSKALMMAGRPIYFSLCEWGDMHPAKWGAAYGNSWRTTNDIADTWERWNRLRRRLAWPLHRPSIDRSVSLYSVFSNISVFRELPFLRCFSMVSRADENEVWAEYARPGGWNDPDMLEVGNGGMSNDEYIVHFSLWAISKAPLIIGCDVSHMSQQTYDILANKEVIAVNQDPLGVQGKKVRMEGSSEVWAGPLSGYRTAVVALNRHAHDAAAITAHWDDIGLPAGTAVEARDLWQRRRVDR comes from the exons ATGCCGatggcgagggcgaggcgtgcggcggcgctgctgctggcggcggcgtgcgccgcggcggcgatcggcggAGGCGGGTGCGGGAGGGTGGTGCacgtggaggaggagcaccGGAGGAGCATGCTCGCCAATGGCCTCGGCTCGGCTCCTCCCATGGG CTGGAACAGCTGGAATCACTTCGCCTGCGACGGCAACGGAGAAGGCGTCATCAGGGAGACTG CCGATGCACTTGTGTCGACCGGGCTTGCAGCTGCTGGCTACAAGTACGTCAACATCG ATGATTGCTGGGCAGAGCCAGAACGTGATTCAAAG GGAAACCTTGTAGCCAACAAGAAGACATTTCCTCACGGAATCAAGGCACTCGCTGACTATGTTCATAGCAAGGGGCTCAAGCTAGGGATATACTCTGATGCAGG ATTCAAGACGTGTGCGAAGGTTCAGCCGGGGTCTCTTGGCCACGAGCAGCAGGACGCCAGGACGTTCGCGTCATGG GGAGTGGACTACCTCAAGTATGATAACTGCAACAATGGCGACCTGAAGCCGCTGGAGAG GTACCCTGAGATGAGCAAGGCTCTGATGATGGCTGGCAGGCCGATCTACTTCTCGCTGTGCGAATG GGGGGACATGCACCCGGCGAAGTGGGGCGCGGCGTACGGCAACAGCTGGAGGACCACCAACGACATCGCCGACACCTGGGAGAGGTGgaaccgcctccgccgtcgtcttGCTTGGCCATTGCATCgaccatcgatcgatcgatcggtctcTCTCTACAGCGTATTCAGTAATATTTCAGTGTTCAGAGAATTGCCTTTTCTTCGCTGTTTCAGCATGGTGTCGAGGGCGGACGAGAACGAGGTGTGGGCCGAGTACGCGCGCCCCGGCGGCTGGAACG ACCCGGACATGCTGGAGGTCGGCAATGGCGGGATGAGCAACGACGAGTACATCGTCCACTTCAGCCTCTGGGCGATCTCCAAG GCTCCTCTCATCATCGGCTGCGACGTGAGCCACATGTCGCAGCAGACGTACGACATCCTCGCCAACAAGGAGGTCATCGCCGTCAACCAAG ATCCTCTGGGAGTCCAGGGGAAGAAGGTGAGGATGGAGGGCAGCAGCGAGGTGTGGGCGGGGCCGCTGTCCGGCTACAggacggcggtggtggcgctgaACCGGCACGcccacgacgcggcggcgatcaCCGCGCACTGGGACGACATCGGCCTCCCCGCCGGCACCGCCGTCGAGGCCCGGGACCTCTGGCAG AGAAGGCGTGTTGACCGATGA